CGGAACTGCCCGTGCCCGAGCCCGGACCGGGACAGGTACGGGTGCGGGTCGCCGCGTCCGTCGTCCACCCGGTCGACCTCATGATTCGTGCCGGTCGGTTCCCGGCACCGCTGCCGGCCGGACTGCCGTACGTACCCGGCTGGGACGTGGCGGGCAGGGTCGACGCGGTGGGTCCGGCCATCGGAGACCTCCGGCTGGACGACGATGTCATCGGCTTCTCCCCCTGGGTGCGCACCACCGTCGGCGCCCACGCGGAGTACGTGGTCCTCGAGGCCGCCTGGCTGACCGCCGCGCCCACCGGCATTCCCGCCACCGAGGCCGCGACCCTGCCGACCAATGGCCTCGCCGCCGCCCAGGCACTCGACCTGCTCGCGCTCCCGGCGGGCTCATCCGTGCTGGTCACCGGCGCCGCGGGGCAGGTCGGCGGATTCACCCTCGCGCTGGCCCGGATCCGCGGTATCCGCGCCACCGGCATCGCCGGGGCCGACGACCGCGAGTTCGTCGAGTCACAGGGCGCGACGTTCGTGCCGCGCTCGGACGATCCGATCCCGCTAGCGCCGGGCAGTTTCGACGCAGTTGTCGACCCGGCGGTGATCGGCCCGTCACTGCTGGAACTGGTCAGGGACGGTGGCGGCTACGTGGCCGCCTCACCCCCGCTGCGCCCGGAGCCGGTGCGGGACATCCGAACGTTCGCACTGGACGTGCTACCGGACGGCAACCGGCTGGGCGACCTGGTGAAACTCGTGGAAAGCGGCGACATACCGCTGCGGGTCGCCGGGGTGTACACCTTCGCCGACGCGGCGGCGGCCCACGAGCGGCTGGCCCAACGCGGCGTACGGGGCGCAGTGGTACTCGTTCCTTGATCAGCGGTTCTGTCGTTCGAGGCCGCGGCGGACGAGGCCGCGGACGCCGGGCAGGGTGATCGCTCGGATCGTGACGTCGTTCAGCCACACGTGGAGGCGGCTCGGTGGCGCGTACTGGTACATGCCGCGGCGGGCGTGTGCCTGCCGCTTGGTGACCTCAGGTCGCAGGCCGGCTTCCCAGTCGGCCAGGGCCGCCGGGAGGTCGTGACCGTGCCGCTGCAGGACAGCGCCGAGCTGATCGGCGCCGGCGAGCGCCAAGGCCGCGCCGTGCCCGGCGAAGAGTGTGACGCACCAGGCCGCGTCTCCGAGGAGCACGATCCGACCGGTGCTCCATCGTGGCATGACCACCTGGCTGACCCGATCGAAGTAGGCGCCGGCAGGGTCATTCTCAAGGTGGCGGATCGCCTCAGGCACGCCCGCGGCCAGGTCGCCGAAGGCTGCGCGAAGCGCATCCACCGGTCCGCGT
This genomic stretch from Phytohabitans rumicis harbors:
- a CDS encoding NADP-dependent oxidoreductase, with translation MAELPVPEPGPGQVRVRVAASVVHPVDLMIRAGRFPAPLPAGLPYVPGWDVAGRVDAVGPAIGDLRLDDDVIGFSPWVRTTVGAHAEYVVLEAAWLTAAPTGIPATEAATLPTNGLAAAQALDLLALPAGSSVLVTGAAGQVGGFTLALARIRGIRATGIAGADDREFVESQGATFVPRSDDPIPLAPGSFDAVVDPAVIGPSLLELVRDGGGYVAASPPLRPEPVRDIRTFALDVLPDGNRLGDLVKLVESGDIPLRVAGVYTFADAAAAHERLAQRGVRGAVVLVP